A genomic region of Gemmata massiliana contains the following coding sequences:
- the fliJ gene encoding flagellar export protein FliJ produces the protein MKRFEFSLDRLLRVKKQLEHVAELEQRRAQEATERARATLLALRDQLDRIAEKITSSVGCVMAPQQWASASDMAERVDVSIRASEKEVAEAEQRLHTAAQERAQLATEVEALSTLRRQQVEKWQQEAQKSDQNQLDELIQQRWQAAQNAPSVALYQAEPAA, from the coding sequence GTGAAACGATTCGAGTTCTCACTGGACCGACTGCTCCGCGTCAAGAAGCAGCTCGAGCACGTTGCTGAACTCGAACAGCGGCGCGCTCAGGAAGCGACCGAGCGCGCCCGCGCCACGCTCCTCGCGCTCCGGGACCAGCTCGACCGCATCGCCGAGAAGATCACCTCGTCGGTCGGGTGCGTGATGGCCCCGCAACAGTGGGCGTCCGCGTCCGACATGGCCGAGCGCGTCGACGTCTCGATCCGCGCGTCCGAAAAAGAGGTCGCGGAGGCCGAACAGCGGCTCCACACCGCGGCCCAGGAGCGGGCACAACTTGCGACCGAGGTCGAAGCGCTCTCCACGCTCCGCCGGCAGCAGGTCGAGAAGTGGCAGCAAGAGGCCCAGAAGTCCGACCAGAACCAACTCGACGAACTCATCCAACAGCGGTGGCAAGCAGCCCAGAACGCGCCGAGCGTGGCGCTGTACCAGGCCGAACCCGCCGCGTAA
- a CDS encoding flagellar biosynthetic protein FliO: MPTAKQPGSVRIPPALIGAGVLVVALGFVLPAFVSTPIPLPDAPPQATEGASAFAPRLAQAPNTKTPGSVALGLLQLVVALVVVCGLCVLTTRWLGRKPTPVTEQSMRVITSLRVGRCVVHLVRAGDRRMLIGTDITGVKALVELSGPEPEQPATAPAQATSVSHAA, translated from the coding sequence ATGCCCACCGCGAAACAACCCGGTTCCGTTCGCATTCCCCCCGCGCTCATTGGCGCGGGGGTTCTTGTCGTCGCACTCGGCTTCGTCCTCCCGGCGTTCGTTTCGACGCCGATCCCGCTCCCCGACGCCCCACCTCAAGCCACCGAAGGGGCCAGTGCATTCGCGCCGCGACTGGCGCAAGCGCCGAACACCAAAACCCCGGGCAGCGTCGCTCTCGGTCTCTTACAACTCGTCGTCGCGCTGGTGGTCGTGTGCGGTCTGTGCGTTCTCACCACACGGTGGCTCGGTCGTAAGCCCACACCTGTTACCGAACAATCGATGCGAGTGATTACCTCACTCCGCGTCGGACGGTGCGTGGTTCACCTCGTGCGCGCGGGCGACAGGCGCATGTTGATCGGGACCGACATCACTGGCGTAAAAGCACTCGTCGAACTCTCCGGCCCCGAACCGGAACAGCCTGCGACCGCCCCCGCCCAAGCGACTTCCGTCTCCCACGCTGCATGA
- a CDS encoding MotE family protein, whose product MKNLIFLGAIALLLFSLSAALSLWLNQSRQQQETAEKDKAEKEKAEKPTLKPGPSGDPSKDPAEPKTIPKTPPANLGPDVRTVEPQEKLERKALQISLVLQDVQAQREATDALLRQVTTELKTATKNPEPDPKVVEDLKKRQAEDRANEIKNYEKLAAVYDAMTPEGAAPILKQMAESGTGKMEQTAQILVRMKERNTARLMEALGDPALAAQLMDKVRQLKALNAALAAPGAAPAPAPGGAAPGRPLQ is encoded by the coding sequence ATGAAAAACTTGATCTTTTTGGGCGCGATCGCCCTCCTCCTGTTCTCGCTCTCGGCCGCGCTGTCGCTGTGGCTCAACCAGTCGCGCCAGCAGCAGGAAACCGCCGAGAAGGACAAGGCCGAAAAAGAGAAGGCCGAAAAGCCGACCCTGAAACCCGGTCCCTCGGGCGACCCCTCGAAAGACCCCGCAGAACCCAAGACGATCCCCAAGACCCCACCGGCGAACTTGGGGCCGGACGTGCGCACCGTCGAGCCCCAGGAAAAGCTGGAGCGCAAGGCGCTGCAGATCTCGCTAGTGCTCCAGGACGTCCAGGCCCAGCGCGAGGCCACCGACGCCCTGCTCCGCCAGGTCACGACGGAACTGAAGACCGCCACGAAGAACCCCGAGCCCGATCCGAAGGTCGTGGAGGATCTGAAGAAGCGGCAGGCCGAGGACCGCGCGAACGAGATCAAAAACTACGAGAAACTGGCCGCCGTGTACGACGCGATGACGCCCGAGGGCGCGGCGCCGATCCTGAAGCAGATGGCCGAATCCGGTACCGGGAAAATGGAGCAAACGGCTCAGATCCTGGTTCGGATGAAGGAGCGCAACACGGCCCGGCTGATGGAAGCGCTCGGCGACCCGGCCCTCGCCGCTCAGCTCATGGACAAGGTGCGCCAGTTGAAGGCCCTCAACGCCGCGCTCGCGGCCCCGGGCGCAGCTCCCGCACCGGCCCCCGGCGGGGCCGCACCCGGCCGACCTTTACAGTGA